Below is a window of Campylobacter canadensis DNA.
TAAATACAACATTAATGTTATTGCTCTTTGTGTAGTGTTTGTTATTTTTTCTATCTCTTTTAATTCTTCTATAATTTCTTCTTTATATGGCATTTTAGGTATCCAAGTTGTTCTGCTGATAGTAACACCAAATTGCCTTATATAACCTGATTGGTGAATTAAATTAGAACCTGTTGTTTTATTTATTTTACAAATATAAGCAAAATCAACATTAGGGTAATCAATAGTATCAAAAAGAAAATTTCAAGCGTGTTTAAGGTTATTTATAGTTACAATATCATCTACTTTTAGGTTACTCACACTTGCTTCATTAAAAATTGCATAAATTTGTGGAAAGGTTACGGAGATGCCTTCAAGTCTAGCACCTTTGTAAATAT
It encodes the following:
- a CDS encoding Fic family protein produces the protein MDYPNVDFAYICKINKTTGSNLIHQSGYIRQFGVTISRTTWIPKMPYKEEIIEELKEIEKITNTTQRAITLMLYLMRRQIFNDGNKRTAILCANKVLISNGAGLINIPVELISEFKERLIKYYETKKIKDMIDFIY